The following proteins come from a genomic window of Paenibacillus swuensis:
- a CDS encoding glycosyl hydrolase family 28-related protein, with the protein MIVVKSYRISLVLCALLVISLLSLAQRVFAENIQYPADAGVIDVTKAPYLADPTGAVDATAAIQKAITDARGNLRARTIYFPNGTYKVSDTLIMGTDKDAHRGMILQGQSRNGAVIKLINNAPGYGNSAQPKVLINSSRSKDNWANSNFNLSVMNMTLDVGAGNPGAVGLVYIASNEGTVRDVLIQSSDPAGAGYIGFDESLEKIPGPAFIKRLEVRGFDYGIKTASQQYSTTMEDVTLKQQHIAGIYNASHTLNIRKLNSINSVPAIVQAEDSLAQLPDGQYAMEGPGMISLIDSQLTGGSSAVPAVDIRSGHLFARQVLTSGYKSVIKDHGVEVAATGNVDEYVTGGIVHATSFQKNSLNLEIKETPEPAWPDPATWVSVRTYGAKADSLTDNTAAIQAAMNSGAETIYFPNTSADEASARYNVSDTITIPAKVKRIVGMFSILTPTGTLKTTVGKPMFKLEDGPHEIVLIEGLRTTVNNVHSYFIENKRNKTLVMRDMAIRAGYAYRNSGTGDLYLENFHTLANFNPPIANPEPGLIFKNQNVWARQFNPEVSSPEVINEGSRLWILGMKTEYETTLIETRDSGKTELIGCLSATVKSTGKAPAFITTDSEFSAAGCSETRNTASNGVFEWIAQENRNGVTRNVYANDVPFHRAAQDPSARAFAIPLYTAYGPMDILKEIKVDGIPVTFNGESHLTVTLPSGTTNVPTVVGIAADPAAQVHVYPAASVPGLTLISVQGTGADATLRWYQVKFVTKDDVFATWIDEADNDDQVYSKSANMVNTPVDSRRVYGDLFRWVSDGKQAGNANLVYRAPKGTIERVQVETYELISSAAASGLRMSVAKDGTSYQPLAVQRRVLSVTEGMSRVLYTATAPSVTESTYLGLNWYAEQTEGMPRMQIGRVSFDYDVDAVVLSPAANQVYLDPAHVDFSIYTSDSSGIKNIEIYAGSTLLGEATNAGDSVYNFRWSQPPGGDYSLQVKITAGSGRIIYADPVRISVKNRIEPGAPVPIIDSSPVDGYISYVDGTNNPTNTGRLNGYLRLKPDGTFAGADGAVVKAENTLVYEANKTYKVRTQLNLGTKKYSLWVTPTGGQEVQIANNYTMNTSGWGINYVRRMVNKSNADGEFKVENHKIWSDGAPNPVTTPILYSSGSWGAGLATTDLVSTNYTYIGNVYTSYNLTPRPVEKSNSVLYDLGVVRQMNGIGVVWKNGASASNPFTVEVSTDGVNWTPVFKGKNSGKTTNEEVYHFSNVSASKVRVLNAQGVLSAVMYGYEPTLDARLQEIRVDGVSMKGFSPENTTYHVGVSPHVTAMPTVTGVTYAVYGKAAATVNAGAAVPGELNIRVVTDGGVKRTYTLHVSSTWSPGSKIEASDVTSDSVKLQWPVPVGSAPVAAYRLYQNDALLTTVTGNVYELKGLQAATTHQFRIEAMDVHGNAHGFLIGEAATLKGVPYWQQGSALTIVSPAKKTAVLQWPQAASVKPIAGYLIYRDNQVIAKVPGHVQRWETKSLDTGKSYKFGIVAVDHSGGMSEPLIGNITIK; encoded by the coding sequence GTGATTGTAGTTAAGTCTTATCGGATTTCGTTGGTACTTTGCGCGCTGCTGGTTATTTCATTATTGTCATTAGCACAACGTGTATTCGCCGAAAACATTCAATATCCGGCGGATGCGGGCGTCATTGATGTAACGAAAGCGCCGTATCTCGCGGACCCTACCGGGGCCGTGGATGCCACTGCCGCTATACAGAAAGCTATAACCGATGCCCGGGGAAATTTACGGGCCCGGACGATTTATTTCCCGAACGGGACGTACAAGGTTAGCGATACATTAATTATGGGAACGGATAAGGATGCACACCGAGGGATGATCTTGCAAGGTCAGAGCCGCAACGGCGCCGTCATCAAGCTTATCAACAACGCGCCCGGATACGGGAATTCCGCACAACCGAAGGTGCTGATTAATTCCAGCCGATCCAAGGATAACTGGGCCAACAGCAACTTCAATCTCAGCGTCATGAATATGACATTGGATGTTGGCGCGGGCAACCCCGGCGCGGTAGGGCTTGTCTATATCGCATCGAACGAGGGGACAGTTCGGGACGTACTGATTCAGTCGAGCGATCCTGCCGGAGCGGGTTATATCGGCTTCGATGAATCCCTTGAGAAGATTCCGGGTCCCGCCTTCATTAAACGGCTGGAGGTTAGGGGCTTCGATTACGGAATCAAGACCGCCTCGCAACAATACAGCACAACCATGGAAGACGTTACGCTGAAACAACAGCATATCGCGGGGATTTATAATGCTTCCCATACGCTGAACATCCGGAAGCTGAACAGTATTAACTCGGTGCCTGCAATTGTGCAGGCTGAGGATTCCCTTGCGCAGCTGCCCGACGGGCAATACGCGATGGAAGGACCGGGGATGATTTCCCTGATTGACAGCCAGTTAACCGGCGGATCGTCTGCTGTGCCGGCTGTGGACATTCGCAGCGGCCATTTGTTCGCGCGGCAAGTGCTGACATCAGGCTACAAGTCCGTTATCAAGGACCACGGCGTAGAAGTAGCGGCAACAGGTAACGTGGACGAATACGTGACGGGCGGTATCGTTCACGCGACATCATTTCAGAAGAATTCGCTGAATCTGGAAATCAAAGAGACACCGGAACCGGCGTGGCCCGATCCAGCTACCTGGGTGAGTGTGCGCACTTACGGCGCGAAGGCGGACAGCCTGACCGATAATACGGCCGCCATTCAGGCCGCGATGAATTCCGGCGCGGAAACCATCTATTTCCCGAATACTTCCGCGGATGAAGCTTCGGCTCGCTATAACGTCAGCGATACCATCACCATCCCGGCAAAAGTGAAGCGAATTGTAGGGATGTTTTCAATCCTGACACCGACAGGAACGCTGAAAACGACAGTCGGCAAGCCCATGTTCAAGCTGGAGGACGGTCCCCATGAGATCGTGCTTATCGAAGGACTGCGGACAACCGTGAATAACGTGCATTCCTATTTTATTGAAAATAAGAGAAACAAAACATTGGTTATGCGCGATATGGCCATCCGGGCTGGATACGCTTACCGGAATTCGGGTACGGGAGACCTGTATCTGGAGAATTTCCACACCCTGGCGAATTTCAATCCGCCTATAGCGAATCCTGAGCCCGGTCTAATCTTTAAAAACCAGAATGTTTGGGCTCGCCAGTTTAATCCGGAAGTTTCCTCGCCGGAAGTGATTAACGAAGGCAGCCGCCTGTGGATTCTCGGGATGAAGACCGAGTACGAAACCACATTGATTGAAACCCGGGACAGCGGCAAGACCGAGCTTATCGGCTGTCTGAGCGCGACCGTAAAATCGACGGGGAAAGCGCCGGCTTTCATCACGACGGACAGTGAATTCTCCGCGGCGGGTTGTTCGGAGACGCGGAATACGGCGAGCAACGGTGTATTCGAATGGATCGCTCAAGAGAATCGAAACGGTGTGACGCGCAACGTCTACGCGAATGATGTTCCATTCCACCGCGCTGCGCAGGATCCTTCGGCCAGAGCTTTTGCCATTCCGCTCTATACCGCCTATGGTCCCATGGATATTCTAAAGGAAATCAAGGTAGACGGTATACCTGTTACATTCAACGGTGAATCCCATCTTACGGTTACTCTGCCTTCGGGCACGACCAACGTTCCGACGGTAGTCGGCATAGCCGCGGACCCGGCTGCGCAAGTCCATGTTTATCCGGCTGCTTCCGTGCCCGGATTGACGCTCATTTCTGTTCAAGGAACAGGTGCCGATGCAACGCTCCGCTGGTATCAAGTGAAGTTTGTAACCAAAGACGATGTGTTCGCGACATGGATTGATGAAGCGGATAACGATGATCAAGTCTATTCGAAATCAGCGAATATGGTAAATACACCGGTGGACTCCAGACGGGTTTACGGCGATCTGTTCCGTTGGGTGTCAGACGGTAAACAGGCGGGGAACGCCAACCTGGTATATCGCGCACCCAAAGGTACCATAGAGCGTGTACAGGTGGAGACATACGAGCTGATTAGTTCGGCGGCCGCATCCGGTTTGCGCATGTCCGTTGCCAAAGACGGCACATCCTATCAACCGCTGGCTGTCCAAAGAAGGGTGTTGTCCGTTACCGAGGGCATGAGCCGCGTATTGTATACGGCGACTGCGCCATCCGTAACGGAATCCACTTATCTCGGTCTAAACTGGTATGCCGAGCAGACGGAGGGTATGCCGAGGATGCAAATCGGCCGCGTCAGCTTCGACTATGACGTCGATGCTGTGGTGCTGTCGCCTGCGGCGAATCAAGTATACTTGGACCCGGCTCATGTGGATTTCAGCATCTACACGTCCGATTCTTCGGGCATTAAGAACATTGAAATCTATGCAGGATCCACTTTGCTGGGTGAGGCGACAAATGCCGGTGACAGTGTTTACAACTTCCGTTGGTCGCAGCCTCCGGGTGGCGATTACAGCTTGCAGGTGAAGATTACCGCAGGCTCCGGACGTATCATCTATGCCGATCCGGTCCGGATTTCTGTGAAGAATCGGATTGAACCCGGCGCGCCGGTTCCGATTATTGACAGCTCCCCGGTGGATGGTTATATCTCCTACGTGGACGGAACGAATAATCCGACGAATACAGGCAGATTAAACGGCTATTTACGTTTAAAGCCTGACGGTACGTTCGCAGGGGCGGACGGCGCTGTGGTGAAAGCGGAGAATACGCTTGTTTACGAAGCGAACAAGACCTACAAAGTGCGGACTCAGCTGAATCTCGGAACGAAGAAATACAGCCTCTGGGTAACGCCAACCGGCGGACAGGAAGTACAGATTGCCAATAATTACACCATGAATACTTCTGGCTGGGGCATCAATTATGTACGCCGCATGGTGAATAAGTCGAATGCGGACGGCGAATTCAAGGTTGAGAATCATAAGATCTGGTCGGACGGGGCACCGAATCCGGTTACAACGCCAATCTTGTACAGCTCCGGGTCTTGGGGAGCAGGGCTAGCGACAACCGACTTGGTATCCACAAACTATACTTACATCGGCAACGTATATACGTCCTATAATCTGACACCTCGTCCCGTGGAGAAAAGTAATAGTGTGCTGTATGACTTGGGCGTTGTGAGACAGATGAACGGTATCGGTGTGGTATGGAAGAACGGTGCATCGGCCTCCAATCCGTTTACAGTGGAAGTATCGACGGACGGAGTGAATTGGACTCCAGTATTTAAAGGCAAGAACAGCGGGAAGACGACGAATGAAGAAGTGTACCACTTCAGCAACGTGTCCGCATCCAAGGTACGTGTGTTAAACGCACAAGGTGTGCTTTCCGCGGTCATGTACGGCTATGAACCTACGTTGGATGCGCGTTTGCAGGAAATAAGAGTGGACGGGGTGAGCATGAAAGGCTTCTCCCCGGAGAACACAACGTATCATGTCGGCGTATCTCCCCATGTTACTGCAATGCCTACGGTCACTGGCGTTACTTATGCCGTCTATGGCAAAGCTGCCGCAACTGTCAATGCAGGCGCAGCGGTTCCGGGAGAGTTGAACATTCGAGTTGTCACGGACGGCGGTGTGAAACGTACCTACACGTTACATGTAAGTTCAACATGGAGTCCCGGTTCCAAGATCGAGGCCAGCGACGTTACTTCCGACAGTGTCAAGCTTCAATGGCCGGTCCCTGTCGGCAGCGCACCGGTCGCAGCCTATCGATTGTATCAGAATGATGCTTTACTCACGACGGTGACAGGCAACGTATATGAATTGAAGGGATTACAAGCAGCGACAACACATCAGTTCCGCATTGAAGCTATGGATGTTCACGGGAATGCGCACGGATTTCTGATCGGCGAAGCTGCAACGTTGAAGGGTGTGCCTTATTGGCAGCAAGGTAGCGCGCTAACAATTGTGTCTCCCGCCAAAAAAACCGCTGTGCTTCAATGGCCTCAGGCCGCGAGTGTAAAGCCGATTGCCGGGTATCTGATTTACCGAGACAATCAGGTGATCGCCAAAGTGCCGGGACATGTTCAACGATGGGAAACTAAATCGTTGGATACAGGGAAATCCTATAAATTTGGGATTGTTGCTGTGGACCACAGCGGCGGCATGAGTGAACCGTTAATCGGGAACATCACGATAAAATGA
- a CDS encoding helix-turn-helix domain-containing protein, whose translation MSADVVIIEDEKPIRLLFHSMVSKYPEVFRVTGEASNGKLGLALCLEQMPDIVITDITMPVMGGLELIRELRKAADEGRLPMPQVIILTCHQDFHYAQEAIRLGAASYLIKDECMLNEEVFIGRLMELASLLKKESSRTQRQQELERQLRTGELDQDRSLFLDLIRGKEAPWLERLAECGVDTDNQSPLLIAVELDQDSLRFMLEETEELRIWQFAGVNVLQELLSRYGSAKVVALDKGKFIGICSLTKPSAEGELIAAIRQAFQTYLKKNVFCATIRTMDAERAAVPWLDSLRALYRTEFRFFYKQNQDLTANSNEDLFCYTPIAPEVRKDRVKKLQMSLYHYPTGESGGAPSQRQLVMEAEQKQWDPLQIKSIFVEALIAFKQVQENIVKEISLETSLLLKQIDAAQTIHQVNEAVETFLVKLKNLIKETKLEDAHLLHILAEIELNLDHPYSLEDAATRAGYSIPYFSHLIKKFSGLTYIQYVTQLRMNKAKALLETTALKTFEIAERVGMENYRHFNKTFKREVGMSPSEYRKMLP comes from the coding sequence ATGAGTGCAGATGTCGTTATCATTGAAGATGAGAAGCCGATCCGGCTCCTGTTTCACAGTATGGTAAGCAAGTACCCGGAAGTATTCCGCGTTACCGGGGAGGCGTCCAACGGGAAGCTCGGCCTTGCGCTTTGTCTGGAACAAATGCCCGACATCGTGATTACCGATATTACGATGCCTGTTATGGGCGGACTTGAGCTGATTCGCGAGCTGCGTAAAGCCGCGGACGAGGGTCGGCTCCCCATGCCGCAGGTCATTATTCTTACTTGTCACCAAGATTTTCACTACGCGCAGGAAGCGATTCGTCTTGGCGCGGCTTCCTATTTAATTAAAGATGAATGCATGTTGAATGAAGAGGTGTTTATCGGCAGATTAATGGAGCTTGCCTCGCTCCTGAAGAAGGAGTCTTCCCGTACACAGCGTCAACAGGAACTGGAAAGACAACTGCGTACCGGCGAGCTCGATCAGGACCGCAGCCTGTTCCTTGATCTGATCCGCGGCAAGGAGGCGCCGTGGCTCGAAAGGCTGGCCGAATGCGGTGTAGACACGGACAATCAGTCGCCGCTGCTGATCGCCGTGGAGCTGGATCAGGATTCGCTGCGATTCATGCTGGAGGAAACCGAAGAGCTTCGCATTTGGCAATTCGCCGGCGTGAATGTCCTGCAGGAGTTACTGTCACGATACGGTTCGGCCAAGGTTGTGGCTCTGGACAAAGGCAAATTCATCGGCATATGCTCATTAACGAAACCTTCCGCCGAGGGAGAGCTGATCGCCGCGATTCGCCAAGCTTTTCAGACCTATCTGAAGAAGAACGTCTTCTGCGCGACGATCCGCACCATGGATGCCGAGCGAGCCGCCGTGCCTTGGCTGGATTCGCTCCGGGCTTTATACCGGACGGAATTCCGTTTCTTTTATAAGCAGAATCAGGACTTGACCGCGAACTCGAATGAAGACTTATTCTGCTATACGCCGATTGCTCCTGAAGTTCGTAAAGACCGTGTGAAGAAATTACAAATGTCGCTGTACCATTATCCTACCGGGGAAAGCGGCGGAGCTCCCAGTCAGCGTCAGCTCGTCATGGAAGCCGAACAGAAGCAGTGGGACCCCTTGCAAATCAAGAGTATCTTCGTTGAAGCCCTTATCGCTTTCAAGCAAGTTCAGGAAAATATCGTCAAAGAAATATCCCTGGAAACGAGTTTGCTTCTTAAACAGATTGATGCCGCCCAGACCATTCATCAAGTGAATGAAGCGGTGGAAACGTTCCTGGTGAAATTAAAAAATCTGATTAAAGAAACCAAGCTCGAAGACGCGCATTTGCTTCATATCCTGGCTGAAATCGAGCTTAATTTAGACCATCCTTACTCCCTTGAAGATGCCGCGACACGGGCGGGGTACAGCATTCCGTACTTCAGCCATCTGATCAAAAAATTCAGCGGTCTCACCTACATTCAATACGTCACACAGCTGCGGATGAACAAAGCTAAGGCGCTGCTGGAGACGACCGCGCTGAAAACCTTCGAGATTGCCGAACGGGTAGGGATGGAAAACTACCGGCATTTTAACAAAACGTTCAAGCGCGAAGTCGGGATGAGCCCCAGCGAGTATCGGAAGATGTTGCCTTAA
- a CDS encoding alginate lyase family protein, with protein sequence MNYRQLRKDHTFTKPLISDEEFFMEVLDSGRPGLEVVQACIQEQNWPRARSAYLDYVEATSRERYFFGNQDVPGLAAFIHDQYQPEAYEPILAEAKRVVDLDIPLYGSKRMKFEPGAVDWNGSFHDSSQHQLFLTRFGYVLPLARAYLLTGDEAYAMCYNDLMASFIAECPVPKDDTFLVEHCSWEPLTTGIRMFMWPEAFIIFLSSESFLPEVRMTVIKSFYEHADYIARYHTKHGNHATMQLRGLFYTSLLFPEFKASAGWRTYTLEVFPGYIMQNVYEDGIQFEASPTYHMTVLRDVMEFVELCKRHNLRQGEGLVIVLEKMLEAVMHLRTPAGELPRFGDTDVIGGAQLTSVMSNGARLFGRADFKAFGEAKLPVLTALRVGPEEAARYAAMEARPPEALAAVYAQGGYMLARGGWDPQAMYVAMRSGGGVGGHVHADALSLVISAFGRELLVDSGKGVYEWDAVRKYIISTRAHNTVVVDGQNQYVRNLHWDSSVGAPAKVWDHRSNERYEFFFASHYGYTRYDDPVIHSRKVLFVKNRYCVVMDIMQAEKPHTYELYYHLPPGDVGTSACLKRIHTLAEGQANVMLLRADGGDQVNATLESGLFYYDQTYSPKPVVKYTQLAGHATFVTVLIPYEDRKPEVAEVRTLGALVGGREAKPWEVTALEVELDGETERICVNHLSVKAESFLDATGNPVAADLIPDKRDSVEVEFEGMRFATDVVLL encoded by the coding sequence GTGAACTATCGACAGCTGCGCAAGGATCATACATTTACGAAACCGCTTATAAGTGACGAGGAATTCTTTATGGAGGTGCTTGATTCAGGGAGGCCGGGCCTGGAGGTTGTTCAGGCTTGTATCCAGGAGCAGAATTGGCCGCGCGCCAGAAGTGCTTATTTGGATTACGTGGAGGCGACGAGCAGGGAAAGGTATTTTTTTGGAAATCAGGATGTGCCGGGGTTGGCCGCGTTTATTCATGATCAATACCAACCGGAAGCGTACGAGCCGATCCTCGCTGAAGCCAAACGTGTGGTTGACCTGGATATCCCTCTGTATGGGAGCAAAAGAATGAAGTTCGAGCCCGGCGCCGTCGATTGGAACGGTTCGTTTCATGATTCTTCCCAGCACCAGTTGTTTCTCACGAGGTTCGGTTATGTGCTGCCGCTTGCCCGCGCTTATTTGCTGACGGGGGACGAGGCTTATGCCATGTGCTATAACGATTTAATGGCTTCGTTCATTGCGGAGTGTCCGGTTCCGAAGGACGACACCTTCCTTGTGGAGCATTGCTCTTGGGAGCCGCTTACGACGGGGATCCGGATGTTCATGTGGCCTGAAGCGTTTATCATCTTTCTGAGTTCGGAATCGTTCCTTCCAGAGGTGCGGATGACGGTGATTAAGTCGTTTTATGAGCACGCCGACTACATCGCCCGTTATCATACGAAGCACGGCAATCATGCCACGATGCAGCTGCGGGGATTGTTTTATACGTCTTTGCTGTTTCCTGAGTTTAAGGCTTCGGCGGGGTGGCGCACGTATACGCTAGAGGTATTTCCCGGTTATATTATGCAAAATGTGTACGAAGACGGCATCCAATTCGAAGCCAGTCCGACGTATCATATGACGGTGCTCCGGGATGTCATGGAGTTCGTCGAGCTGTGCAAGCGGCATAATCTCCGCCAGGGCGAGGGCTTGGTGATCGTGCTGGAGAAGATGCTGGAAGCGGTCATGCATCTCCGGACACCGGCGGGCGAGCTGCCCCGCTTCGGCGACACGGACGTGATCGGCGGCGCGCAGCTGACGTCCGTGATGAGCAACGGCGCGCGTCTGTTCGGCCGCGCCGATTTCAAGGCCTTCGGCGAAGCCAAGCTGCCGGTTCTGACCGCCCTGCGGGTCGGTCCGGAGGAAGCGGCGCGCTACGCCGCGATGGAGGCACGGCCGCCGGAGGCGCTGGCGGCCGTGTATGCGCAGGGCGGCTATATGCTCGCCCGCGGGGGTTGGGATCCGCAGGCGATGTATGTCGCCATGCGGTCGGGCGGCGGCGTCGGCGGGCATGTGCATGCCGACGCGCTCAGCTTGGTGATCAGCGCGTTCGGCCGCGAGCTGCTCGTGGATTCGGGCAAGGGCGTCTATGAATGGGACGCCGTGCGGAAGTACATCATCTCGACCCGCGCGCATAACACCGTGGTCGTGGACGGGCAGAACCAGTACGTGCGGAACCTGCACTGGGATTCATCCGTCGGCGCGCCGGCCAAGGTCTGGGACCACAGGAGCAATGAGAGGTACGAGTTCTTCTTCGCGAGTCATTACGGGTACACGCGGTACGATGATCCGGTCATCCACTCCCGCAAAGTATTGTTCGTCAAGAACCGCTACTGTGTCGTCATGGATATCATGCAGGCGGAGAAGCCGCATACGTATGAGCTCTATTACCATTTGCCTCCCGGAGACGTTGGAACCAGCGCTTGTTTAAAGCGGATTCACACCTTGGCTGAGGGACAGGCTAATGTCATGCTTCTGCGCGCGGATGGAGGAGATCAAGTGAATGCTACGCTGGAGAGCGGGCTGTTCTATTATGATCAGACGTATTCTCCGAAGCCTGTTGTGAAGTATACGCAGTTGGCCGGACATGCGACATTCGTAACCGTGCTCATTCCTTACGAGGATCGCAAACCGGAGGTCGCGGAGGTGCGCACGCTGGGAGCGCTTGTGGGCGGAAGAGAGGCTAAGCCATGGGAGGTTACAGCGCTGGAAGTGGAGTTGGACGGTGAAACGGAACGGATCTGCGTCAATCACTTATCCGTGAAAGCGGAGAGCTTTCTGGATGCGACCGGGAATCCGGTGGCCGCGGATTTGATCCCGGATAAGAGGGACTCGGTTGAAGTAGAGTTTGAGGGTATGCGATTTGCTACCGATGTTGTACTTTTGTGA
- a CDS encoding cache domain-containing sensor histidine kinase yields MQTPFWMFLKKSFYVRTVMIMLLVCIVPLFLLALLSIQSSKSILEAEVNKVNYQVVSQVGERMDSAFSRIKQFSYQNSLLSLVDRMEVAQTQFDDIEQKRRIADAVDAETTVIEDLGVFLSLYTDITGDIFTSTRSTQNLTKFQNITPLAQSPFRGIVENFMEQGLANSYLDKSQNHANPLLNGNTFYLRKVPYNSYDEARGVLVITIPDLAMRKLVSHIDLGPQGSVSIITDSGEMIATSNSMDKTEFEERTQALLTRWESQGKPDQFTDHASMISMYRPTTFGNWLVMSEIPIAQITAKTLVMETRVKLLLFMMLGLGVVSVIGLGYYLYRPLQTVKRHIAHIKHGHLETSFPTYPNNEIGELGGFLNNMTHQLHTVIEELRTTEEMKRRSEIRALQSQINPHFLYNCLNTVSAYALMNDTVHFKELMNRLFALLRYSMENYEQTVALRKEIAYLGDYLYMMELRYGYKLAWQVSVDESLLDISIPKLLLQPLVENALFHGILPQGREQGKLTLMSREDPVRQTVQLIISDDGEGISADKLEQLRMYLNRPDIDENIGLKNVAERVRLLYGSEASMDIQSEPGQGTQITLILPLHRIHHKKEVSST; encoded by the coding sequence ATGCAGACACCCTTTTGGATGTTTCTCAAAAAAAGCTTTTACGTTCGCACGGTCATGATCATGCTTCTGGTATGCATCGTCCCGCTCTTTCTGCTCGCACTGTTATCGATACAATCCTCGAAATCCATTCTCGAAGCGGAAGTCAATAAAGTGAATTATCAGGTCGTTTCCCAGGTCGGCGAGCGCATGGACAGCGCCTTTTCCCGCATCAAGCAGTTTAGTTATCAGAACAGCCTTTTATCCCTCGTCGACCGTATGGAGGTAGCGCAAACCCAGTTCGACGATATTGAGCAAAAAAGGCGAATCGCGGACGCGGTGGATGCGGAGACCACCGTTATTGAAGATTTAGGTGTGTTTCTCAGCTTGTACACCGACATTACCGGCGATATCTTCACCTCTACCCGGTCCACGCAGAATTTGACGAAATTTCAGAATATCACGCCGCTCGCCCAGTCACCTTTCCGCGGTATCGTGGAGAATTTCATGGAACAAGGCTTGGCGAATTCGTATTTGGACAAAAGCCAGAATCATGCCAATCCCTTACTGAACGGCAACACATTTTATTTGCGTAAAGTTCCTTATAATTCGTATGACGAAGCCCGCGGTGTTCTTGTTATTACCATCCCGGACCTTGCCATGCGGAAGCTTGTCTCTCATATTGACCTGGGTCCTCAAGGATCTGTATCGATTATTACCGACTCGGGCGAGATGATCGCCACATCCAATAGCATGGACAAGACGGAATTCGAAGAACGCACGCAGGCGTTACTCACCCGCTGGGAGTCTCAAGGTAAACCGGATCAGTTCACGGACCATGCCTCCATGATTTCCATGTACCGTCCTACGACGTTTGGCAATTGGCTGGTCATGTCGGAAATCCCGATCGCTCAGATCACAGCTAAGACCCTGGTCATGGAAACGCGCGTGAAGCTCTTGCTGTTCATGATGCTAGGGCTCGGCGTTGTCAGCGTCATTGGCCTCGGATACTATCTGTATCGTCCGTTACAGACTGTGAAACGGCATATCGCCCACATTAAACATGGTCATCTGGAAACGTCCTTCCCGACTTACCCCAACAATGAAATCGGGGAATTAGGCGGCTTTCTTAACAACATGACCCATCAGCTGCACACGGTGATTGAAGAACTGCGCACGACCGAAGAAATGAAAAGGCGAAGCGAAATTCGGGCACTGCAGTCCCAGATCAATCCGCACTTCCTTTACAATTGTCTGAACACGGTCAGCGCTTACGCTTTAATGAACGACACGGTGCACTTTAAGGAACTCATGAACAGACTGTTCGCCTTGTTGCGATACTCCATGGAGAACTATGAGCAGACCGTGGCTTTGCGTAAAGAAATCGCGTATCTTGGCGATTATCTATACATGATGGAACTGCGTTACGGCTACAAGCTGGCTTGGCAAGTGAGCGTCGATGAATCCTTGCTCGACATCAGCATTCCCAAGCTGCTTCTGCAGCCGTTGGTGGAGAATGCCCTCTTTCACGGCATTCTCCCGCAAGGAAGGGAGCAAGGCAAGTTAACGCTGATGTCCAGGGAGGATCCGGTTCGGCAAACGGTGCAGCTCATCATCTCGGATGACGGTGAGGGCATCAGCGCCGATAAGCTGGAACAGCTTCGAATGTACCTGAACCGGCCGGATATAGATGAGAATATCGGTCTGAAGAATGTGGCGGAACGTGTTCGTCTCCTCTATGGTTCAGAAGCCTCCATGGACATTCAAAGCGAACCCGGTCAGGGAACACAGATTACACTGATTTTACCTTTGCACCGTATTCACCATAAGAAGGAGGTTTCCTCAACATGA